The genomic DNA CGCCAGGTGGACGAAAGACATCGGCGTACGACGAAGGGCCGGCTCCCGCAGTGGGGATCCGGCCCTTCGCCGCGCTCAGGGGACCCTGAGGATCAGAGGAACTTGTGCGACGCGTTCTGGTTCTGCAGGTTGATCGGCAGGTTGCCCCAGCCGCCGGGCGGCACCGTCACGTACGCGCCCGAGGAGTTGCTGTTGTAGTAGACGCGGACGGAGCGACTCGTGCGGTTCCACACGGCCGCCGCGTTGTTCTTGATGCACGGGCCCTGGCCGGCGCCCGGGCTGCGGAACGTGT from Luteipulveratus halotolerans includes the following:
- a CDS encoding peptidase inhibitor family I36 protein, with the translated sequence TFRSPGAGQGPCIKNNAAAVWNRTSRSVRVYYNSNSSGAYVTVPPGGWGNLPINLQNQNASHKFL